One part of the Fusobacterium pseudoperiodonticum genome encodes these proteins:
- a CDS encoding HAD family hydrolase encodes MIAAFFDIDGTIYRNALLIEHFKKMIKYELFKDIQYRLKVEEAYQLWDTRKGDYDDYLLDLAQLYVVAIKGLPLKYNDFISDQVLLLKGNRVYTYTREMIEWHKKEGHKVFFISGSPSFLVSRMAKKMGVDDFCGSVYEIDEETQTFSGKITKPMWDSVHKQEAIEDFIKKYDIDLSKSYAYGDTNGDYSMLSSVGNPRAINPSKELIQKIKNDEDLKLKIQIIIERKNVIYKLDPNVELIEF; translated from the coding sequence ATGATAGCAGCATTTTTTGATATAGATGGTACGATATATAGAAATGCTTTACTTATTGAACATTTTAAAAAAATGATAAAATATGAGCTTTTTAAAGATATTCAATACAGATTAAAAGTGGAAGAAGCATATCAACTTTGGGACACAAGAAAAGGTGACTATGATGACTATCTACTTGATCTCGCTCAATTATATGTTGTTGCCATAAAAGGCTTACCTCTTAAATATAATGATTTTATATCTGATCAAGTTTTATTATTAAAGGGGAATAGGGTCTACACATACACAAGAGAAATGATAGAATGGCATAAAAAAGAAGGACATAAAGTTTTCTTTATATCAGGAAGTCCTTCATTTTTGGTTTCAAGAATGGCCAAAAAGATGGGAGTTGATGACTTTTGTGGTTCTGTTTATGAAATTGATGAAGAAACTCAAACGTTTTCAGGTAAAATAACTAAACCTATGTGGGATTCTGTACATAAACAAGAAGCAATAGAAGATTTTATAAAAAAATATGATATCGATTTATCTAAAAGCTATGCTTATGGTGACACTAATGGAGACTACTCTATGTTATCTTCAGTAGGTAATCCTAGAGCTATTAATCCAAGTAAAGAACTTATACAAAAAATAAAAAATGATGAAGATTTAAAATTAAAGATCCAAATCATAATTGAAAGAAAAAATGTTATTTATAAATTAGATCCAAATGTAGAATTGATTGAATTTTAG
- a CDS encoding M42 family metallopeptidase, protein MNIDLKYTLKKTVELLAIPSPVGYTHNAIEWVRKELESLGVKKYNITKKGALIAYVKGKDSNYKKMISAHVDTLGAVVKKVKKNGRLEITNVGGFAWGSVEGEHVTIHTLSEKTYTGTILPIKASVHVYGDVAREMPRTEETMEIRIDEDVKTDQDVFKLGILQGDFVSLDPRTRVLENGYIKSRYLDDKLCVAQILAYLKYLKDNKLKPRTDLYIYFSNFEEIGHGVSVFPEDLDEFIAVDIGLVAGEDAHGDEKKVNIIAKDSRSPYDYTLRKKLQEAADKNKIQYTIGVHNRYGSDATTAILQGFDFKYACIGPNVDATHHYERCHNDGIVETIKLLIAYL, encoded by the coding sequence ATGAATATAGATTTAAAATATACATTAAAGAAAACAGTTGAACTTTTAGCAATACCAAGTCCAGTAGGATATACTCATAATGCTATTGAATGGGTAAGAAAAGAATTAGAAAGCTTAGGAGTAAAAAAGTATAACATAACAAAAAAAGGTGCATTAATTGCTTATGTTAAAGGGAAAGATTCTAATTATAAAAAAATGATTTCTGCCCATGTTGATACTTTAGGAGCAGTAGTAAAAAAAGTTAAAAAGAATGGTAGACTTGAAATTACTAATGTTGGAGGTTTTGCATGGGGTTCTGTTGAAGGAGAACATGTAACAATACATACTCTTTCTGAAAAAACATACACAGGAACTATACTTCCAATTAAAGCTTCTGTCCATGTTTATGGAGATGTTGCTAGAGAAATGCCAAGAACAGAAGAAACAATGGAGATAAGAATAGATGAAGATGTAAAAACAGATCAAGATGTTTTTAAATTAGGAATATTACAAGGAGATTTTGTTTCTCTTGATCCACGTACAAGAGTTTTAGAAAATGGATATATAAAATCAAGATACTTAGATGATAAACTTTGTGTAGCACAAATTCTAGCTTATTTAAAATATTTAAAAGATAATAAATTAAAACCAAGAACTGATTTATATATTTATTTTTCTAACTTTGAAGAAATTGGACATGGAGTTTCAGTTTTTCCTGAAGATTTAGATGAGTTTATAGCAGTTGATATTGGACTTGTTGCTGGTGAGGATGCTCATGGTGATGAAAAGAAAGTTAATATTATTGCAAAAGATAGTAGAAGTCCTTATGATTATACTTTAAGAAAGAAACTTCAGGAAGCAGCTGATAAAAATAAAATACAATATACAATAGGAGTACATAATAGATATGGGTCAGATGCAACAACAGCAATTTTACAAGGATTTGATTTTAAATATGCTTGTATAGGACCAAATGTAGATGCAACTCACCATTATGAAAGATGCCATAATGATGGAATTGTTGAAACTATAAAATTATTAATTGCTTACTTATAA
- a CDS encoding thiamine diphosphokinase → MKIAYLFFNGQLRGSKKFYSNLIEKQEGDIYCADGGANIAYQLNLIPKEIYGDLDSIKDEVKDFYAKKNVKFIKFNVEKDYTDSELVLNEIEKKYDKIYAIAALGGSIDHELTNINLLNRYSNLIFVSQKEKMFKIEKSYDFFNMKNKKVSFIIFSDKVKDLTLKGFKYDVENLDLTKGETRCVSNIIEKNEARLTLKNGALLCVVK, encoded by the coding sequence ATGAAAATTGCTTATCTATTTTTCAATGGTCAATTAAGAGGAAGTAAAAAGTTTTATTCTAATTTAATTGAAAAACAAGAAGGGGATATTTACTGTGCCGATGGTGGAGCAAATATTGCCTATCAATTAAATTTAATACCAAAAGAAATATATGGAGATCTAGATTCTATTAAAGATGAGGTAAAAGATTTTTATGCTAAAAAAAATGTTAAATTTATTAAATTTAATGTTGAAAAGGATTATACAGATAGTGAGCTTGTATTAAATGAAATTGAAAAAAAATATGATAAGATTTATGCAATAGCTGCTTTGGGTGGAAGTATTGATCATGAACTTACAAATATAAATTTGTTAAATAGATATTCTAATTTGATTTTTGTTAGCCAAAAAGAAAAAATGTTTAAAATAGAAAAATCTTATGATTTCTTTAATATGAAAAATAAAAAAGTTTCTTTCATTATATTTTCTGATAAAGTTAAAGATTTAACTTTAAAAGGATTTAAATATGATGTTGAAAATTTAGATTTAACAAAAGGTGAAACAAGATGTGTGAGCAATATCATTGAAAAAAATGAAGCTAGGCTAACATTAAAAAATGGAGCTCTTCTTTGTGTAGTTAAATGA
- a CDS encoding ABC transporter substrate-binding protein, whose translation MKKFIYVLMLFSLFLIGCGESKNESPNGNTIVIGQGAKPKSLDPHMYNSIPNLLVSRQFYNTLFSREKDGTIKPELAESYEYKNDKELDIVLKKGVKFHDGSELTADDVLFSFERMKEKPGASVMVEEIDRVEKVNDYEIKILLKNPSSAMLYNLAHPITSIVNKKYVEAGNDLSIAPMGTGAFKLIAYNDGEKIELEAFKDYFEGAPKVEKITFRSIPEDTSMLAALETGEVDIATGMPPVSTQTIEANDKLELISEPTTATEYICLNVEKAPFNNKDFRVALNYAIDKKSIIDSIFSGRGKVAKSIVNPNVFGYYDGLEEYPYDVEKAKELIEKSGLKDTKFSLYVNDSPVRLQVAQIIQANLKDVGIEMTIETLEWGTYLQKTGEGDFTAYLGGWISGTSDADIVLYPLLDSKSIGFPGNRARYSNPEFDKEVEAARVALSPEERKEHFKNAQIIAQNDSPLIVLYNKNENIGINKRVKGFEYDPTTMHKFKNLEIK comes from the coding sequence ATGAAGAAGTTTATTTATGTTTTAATGTTGTTTTCGTTATTTTTAATTGGGTGTGGAGAAAGTAAAAATGAAAGCCCTAATGGTAACACGATTGTTATAGGTCAAGGAGCAAAACCTAAATCACTTGATCCTCATATGTACAACTCTATTCCTAATTTGCTTGTTTCTCGTCAATTCTATAATACATTATTTTCAAGAGAAAAAGATGGAACTATAAAACCTGAATTGGCTGAAAGTTATGAGTATAAAAATGACAAGGAATTAGACATTGTTTTAAAAAAGGGTGTAAAATTCCATGATGGAAGTGAATTAACAGCAGATGACGTGTTATTTAGTTTTGAAAGAATGAAAGAAAAACCTGGAGCATCAGTAATGGTAGAAGAAATTGATAGGGTTGAAAAAGTTAATGACTATGAAATAAAAATCTTATTAAAAAATCCTTCTTCAGCTATGTTGTATAACTTAGCTCACCCAATAACTTCTATAGTAAATAAAAAATATGTAGAAGCAGGAAATGATCTATCAATTGCTCCAATGGGAACAGGTGCATTTAAGTTAATAGCTTATAATGATGGAGAAAAGATTGAATTAGAAGCTTTTAAAGATTATTTTGAAGGAGCTCCAAAAGTTGAAAAGATAACTTTTAGATCTATTCCAGAAGATACAAGTATGCTTGCTGCTTTAGAAACAGGTGAAGTTGATATTGCTACTGGTATGCCTCCTGTTTCAACTCAAACAATAGAAGCAAATGATAAATTAGAATTAATATCTGAACCAACTACTGCAACAGAATATATTTGTTTAAATGTAGAAAAAGCTCCATTTAATAATAAAGATTTTAGAGTAGCTTTAAATTATGCTATAGATAAGAAAAGTATAATTGACTCTATTTTCTCTGGAAGAGGAAAAGTTGCAAAATCAATAGTAAATCCAAATGTTTTTGGTTATTACGATGGTTTAGAAGAATATCCTTATGATGTAGAAAAAGCTAAAGAATTAATTGAAAAATCAGGTTTAAAAGATACAAAATTTTCTCTTTATGTAAATGATAGCCCAGTAAGATTACAAGTTGCTCAAATTATTCAAGCTAATTTAAAAGATGTTGGAATTGAAATGACTATTGAAACTCTTGAATGGGGAACATATCTTCAAAAAACAGGAGAAGGGGATTTTACAGCTTATTTAGGAGGATGGATTTCAGGAACTTCTGATGCTGATATAGTTCTATATCCTTTATTAGATAGTAAATCAATAGGTTTCCCTGGAAACAGAGCTCGTTACTCTAATCCAGAATTTGATAAGGAAGTTGAAGCAGCAAGAGTAGCTTTAAGTCCTGAAGAAAGAAAAGAACACTTTAAAAATGCTCAAATAATAGCTCAAAATGATTCTCCTCTTATTGTTTTATACAATAAAAATGAAAATATTGGTATAAATAAGAGAGTGAAAGGATTTGAATATGATCCAACTACTATGCATAAATTTAAAAATTTAGAAATTAAATAA
- a CDS encoding Rrf2 family transcriptional regulator — translation MKIKNEVRYALQIVYYLTLHRDKDIISSNEISAEENIPRLFCLRIIKKLEKAGVVKIFRGAKGGYVLTRDPKRLTFRDIIEIIDDDIVLQPCIDSSTICSTRGANCSIRLALKKIQDELLDDFDKINFHDLVEENTGLYI, via the coding sequence ATGAAAATTAAGAATGAAGTTAGATACGCTTTACAAATTGTCTATTATCTTACTTTACATAGAGATAAGGATATTATTTCATCAAATGAAATATCAGCTGAAGAAAATATTCCAAGATTATTTTGTTTACGTATAATTAAAAAATTAGAAAAAGCTGGAGTTGTAAAAATATTTAGAGGTGCTAAAGGTGGATATGTTCTAACAAGAGATCCTAAGAGGCTTACTTTTAGAGATATTATAGAAATCATAGATGATGATATAGTCTTACAACCATGTATAGATAGTTCGACTATCTGCTCTACTAGAGGTGCAAATTGTTCTATCAGACTAGCACTTAAGAAGATACAAGATGAATTACTAGATGATTTTGATAAAATCAATTTTCATGACTTAGTAGAAGAAAATACAGGTTTATATATATAA
- a CDS encoding thioesterase family protein, with protein sequence MLEVGMKYEIDRVVTENDTAAKAASGSVEVLATPVMIAWMEEASLRLAQKELEEGFTTVGTEVNIKHLKGTLVGKTVKVLSTLKEIDRKRLVFDVEVIEDGVAVGTGSHTRFIIDTAKFYEKLKNTK encoded by the coding sequence ATGTTGGAAGTTGGAATGAAATATGAAATTGATAGAGTTGTAACAGAAAATGATACTGCTGCTAAAGCTGCATCAGGTTCTGTTGAAGTGCTAGCAACTCCTGTTATGATAGCTTGGATGGAAGAAGCTTCTTTAAGATTAGCTCAAAAGGAATTAGAAGAAGGTTTTACAACAGTTGGAACAGAAGTAAATATTAAACACTTAAAAGGAACTTTAGTTGGAAAAACTGTTAAAGTTCTATCTACTTTAAAAGAAATAGATAGAAAAAGATTAGTATTTGATGTTGAAGTAATTGAAGATGGGGTTGCAGTAGGAACTGGATCACATACAAGATTTATTATAGATACAGCAAAATTTTATGAAAAATTAAAAAATACAAAATAA
- a CDS encoding NAD-dependent protein deacylase — translation MENKIEKLAEIIKNSKHLVFFTGAGVSTESGLKSFRGKDGLYSSLYKGKYRPEEVLSSDFFCSHRKIFIEYVEEELNINGIKPNKGHLALAELERMGILKAVITQNIDDLHQMAGNKNVLELHGSLKRWYCLSCGKTSNKNFSCDCGGIVRPDVTLYGENLNQDVVNEAIYQIEQADTLIVAGTSLTVYPAAYYLRYFRGKNLVIINNESTQYDGEASLVLKTNFADTMEKVLNIIKK, via the coding sequence GTGGAAAACAAAATTGAAAAACTAGCTGAAATTATTAAAAATTCTAAACATCTTGTTTTCTTTACAGGAGCAGGCGTGTCAACTGAGAGCGGATTGAAAAGCTTTAGAGGTAAAGATGGACTATATAGTAGTTTATACAAAGGAAAATATAGACCTGAAGAAGTATTGAGTTCAGACTTTTTTTGTTCACACAGAAAAATATTTATAGAATATGTGGAAGAAGAATTGAATATCAATGGTATTAAACCTAATAAGGGGCATTTAGCTTTAGCTGAATTAGAAAGAATGGGTATATTAAAAGCAGTAATAACTCAAAATATAGATGATTTACATCAAATGGCTGGGAATAAAAATGTTTTAGAATTACATGGAAGTTTAAAAAGATGGTATTGTTTAAGCTGTGGAAAAACATCAAATAAGAATTTTTCTTGTGACTGCGGTGGAATAGTTAGACCTGATGTCACTTTATATGGAGAAAACTTAAATCAAGATGTAGTTAATGAAGCTATTTATCAAATAGAACAAGCGGATACTTTAATAGTTGCAGGGACAAGTTTAACAGTTTATCCTGCTGCATATTATTTGAGATATTTTAGAGGAAAAAATCTAGTTATAATCAATAATGAAAGTACTCAATATGATGGAGAAGCATCTTTAGTTTTAAAAACTAATTTTGCAGATACTATGGAAAAAGTTTTAAATATAATAAAAAAATAA
- a CDS encoding restriction endonuclease subunit S, which translates to MSKLTLDSVEWKKFKIKDIFKIETVKGRPIENYEKGSIPYVSTASMNNAIINFINREEKIITKGPTITVDPIKGSCFFHEYDFIGRGFSGASVNVLKHINLNKFNGLFICSAIQKTSKLRASYGYLFNSNRLKNGTILLPIDNNGNPNWQFMEDYIKQEMKEQSQKIVDYYENKLLKLGFNLLDLEVEWKEFFFTDIFKEVKRGKRLTKANQKEGDIPYVSSTALNNGIDNFISNNKGVRKYKNNLSIANSGSVGSCFYHKYEYIASDHITTLTCKNADENIYKFMSTIVKRLESKYSFNREINDTRISREKLILPIDKDGNPHWEYMSKFIQNLEVKSIKNIVQYIYIYIYIQIKGKLKEYNLKNINWKEYFIEEICNIYSGKDIYERERIEGQTPYVTSTANNNGIGYFVSNTNETLDEHVISVNRNGSVGYSFYHNYKALFGNDTRKLKLKYQNEFVGKFISFMLLQQKEKYGYGYKMGTARLKRQKIMLPSNINGDPNYDFMKKYMIIHEIKQIKKLLDYYNV; encoded by the coding sequence ATGAGTAAGTTAACATTGGATAGTGTAGAGTGGAAAAAATTTAAAATAAAAGATATTTTTAAAATAGAAACTGTAAAAGGAAGACCTATTGAAAATTATGAAAAAGGTAGTATACCTTATGTTTCAACAGCTTCCATGAATAATGCCATAATAAACTTTATAAATAGAGAAGAAAAAATTATTACAAAAGGACCTACAATAACAGTTGATCCAATAAAGGGAAGTTGTTTTTTTCATGAATATGATTTTATAGGTAGAGGATTCAGTGGTGCTTCAGTAAATGTTTTAAAACATATAAACTTAAATAAATTTAATGGATTATTTATTTGTTCAGCTATTCAGAAAACTTCTAAATTGAGAGCTTCTTATGGTTATTTATTTAATAGTAATCGTTTAAAAAATGGAACTATATTATTACCAATAGATAATAATGGAAATCCTAATTGGCAATTTATGGAAGATTATATAAAACAAGAAATGAAAGAGCAATCTCAAAAAATAGTAGATTATTATGAAAATAAACTTTTAAAATTAGGTTTTAACTTATTGGATTTAGAAGTTGAATGGAAAGAATTCTTCTTTACAGATATCTTTAAAGAAGTTAAAAGAGGAAAAAGACTGACTAAAGCTAATCAAAAAGAAGGAGATATTCCTTATGTTTCTTCAACAGCTTTGAATAATGGGATAGATAATTTTATCTCCAATAATAAAGGGGTTAGAAAATATAAAAATAATTTATCCATAGCGAATAGTGGAAGTGTAGGTTCTTGTTTTTATCATAAATATGAGTATATTGCAAGTGATCATATAACAACTCTTACTTGTAAAAATGCAGATGAAAATATTTATAAATTTATGTCTACAATTGTAAAAAGATTAGAAAGTAAATATTCTTTTAATAGAGAAATAAATGATACTAGAATTTCACGAGAAAAATTGATTCTACCAATAGATAAAGATGGAAATCCACATTGGGAATATATGAGTAAATTTATACAAAATTTAGAAGTAAAAAGTATTAAAAATATAGTACAATATATATATATATATATATATATACAAATAAAGGGAAAATTGAAAGAATATAATTTAAAAAATATAAATTGGAAAGAATATTTTATAGAAGAAATTTGTAACATATACTCAGGAAAGGATATCTATGAAAGAGAAAGAATAGAAGGACAAACTCCCTATGTAACATCTACTGCAAATAATAATGGAATAGGATATTTTGTATCAAATACCAATGAAACATTAGATGAACATGTAATATCAGTTAATAGAAATGGTTCTGTAGGTTATTCTTTTTATCATAACTATAAAGCATTATTTGGTAATGATACAAGAAAATTAAAATTAAAATATCAAAATGAATTTGTTGGTAAGTTTATAAGTTTTATGTTACTTCAACAAAAAGAAAAATATGGCTATGGTTATAAAATGGGAACAGCTAGATTGAAGAGACAGAAAATCATGTTACCTTCTAATATAAATGGAGATCCAAATTATGATTTTATGAAAAAATATATGATTATTCATGAAATTAAACAAATTAAAAAATTATTAGATTACTATAATGTTTAA
- a CDS encoding toxin-antitoxin system YwqK family antitoxin gives MRRKNFILTVLIFLFINILSMAVESTNFIMPNTNMTGSSTNFQEALKDYKPNLENIDKIFNYIEKNIKEKGRAVFYSKLEKGKNEIIVTDENNNIIYTEKISEKLINVVPYFEAKEMYQLKEGKTFSYIDYSTEMLGKNVSIKSENLLKKKMNKKDAIEILNKLRDYNSFTKNSISNIEYAKSECYDEEGNLLFTMQIKDSKVITETQKTINENIIKMIYIVNDIDTDSGLMETYINGKLSAIMRMKNSLPNGEAKIFYPSGKLLSIFTLENGKTNGIVKVYYENGKIQAIHNFKDNVLNGEAIEYDEDGNVVKKVLYKNGKIVK, from the coding sequence ATGAGAAGAAAAAATTTTATTTTAACTGTATTAATCTTTTTATTTATTAATATTTTAAGTATGGCAGTAGAAAGTACCAACTTCATTATGCCAAATACTAATATGACTGGTAGTAGTACCAATTTTCAAGAAGCATTAAAAGACTATAAACCAAATCTTGAAAATATTGATAAAATATTTAACTATATAGAAAAAAATATAAAAGAAAAGGGAAGAGCAGTTTTTTATTCAAAGTTAGAAAAAGGAAAAAACGAAATAATTGTTACTGATGAAAATAATAATATCATTTACACAGAAAAAATTTCAGAAAAATTAATAAATGTAGTCCCTTATTTTGAGGCAAAAGAAATGTATCAATTAAAGGAAGGGAAAACATTTTCATACATTGATTATAGCACAGAAATGCTAGGGAAAAATGTTAGTATAAAATCAGAAAATTTACTAAAAAAGAAAATGAATAAAAAAGATGCTATTGAAATTTTAAATAAATTAAGAGATTATAATAGTTTCACAAAAAATAGTATTTCAAATATAGAATATGCAAAATCAGAATGTTATGATGAAGAAGGAAATTTACTTTTTACAATGCAAATTAAAGATAGCAAAGTAATTACAGAAACCCAAAAAACCATAAATGAAAATATTATTAAGATGATTTATATAGTTAATGATATTGATACTGATTCTGGATTAATGGAAACTTACATAAATGGAAAATTGAGTGCTATTATGAGAATGAAAAATTCTCTTCCAAATGGAGAAGCTAAAATATTTTACCCTAGTGGTAAGTTATTATCTATATTTACTCTTGAAAACGGAAAAACAAATGGAATTGTTAAAGTTTATTATGAAAATGGGAAAATACAAGCAATTCATAATTTTAAAGATAATGTTTTAAATGGTGAAGCTATTGAATATGATGAAGATGGAAATGTTGTAAAAAAAGTTTTATATAAAAATGGAAAAATAGTAAAATAA
- a CDS encoding endonuclease/exonuclease/phosphatase family protein — protein MIFTMFSTISSADEAYIASFNILRLGAAEKDMVQTAKLLQGFDLIGLVEVINKKGIEELVDELNRQSPNTWEYHISPFGVGSSKYKEYFGYVYKKDKVKFIKSEGFYKDGKSSLLREPYGATFKIGNFDFTLVLVHTIYGNNESQRKAENFKMVDVYDYFQDKDKKENDILIAGDFNLYALDESFRPMYKHRDKITYAIDPAIKTTIGTKGRANSYDNFFFSQNYTTEFTGSSGALDFSEKDPQLMRQIISDHIPVFIVVETSKDDD, from the coding sequence ATGATTTTTACTATGTTTTCTACTATAAGTTCAGCAGATGAAGCTTATATAGCAAGTTTTAATATTTTAAGACTAGGAGCTGCTGAAAAAGATATGGTTCAAACAGCAAAACTTTTACAAGGTTTTGATTTAATAGGTCTAGTTGAAGTTATTAATAAAAAAGGAATTGAGGAATTGGTTGATGAATTAAATAGACAAAGTCCTAATACTTGGGAATATCATATTTCACCTTTTGGTGTTGGTTCATCAAAATATAAAGAATATTTTGGTTATGTGTACAAAAAGGATAAGGTTAAATTTATAAAATCTGAAGGTTTCTATAAAGATGGAAAAAGTTCACTTTTAAGAGAACCTTATGGAGCTACATTCAAAATAGGTAATTTTGACTTTACTCTAGTTTTAGTTCATACAATTTATGGAAATAATGAATCTCAAAGAAAAGCAGAAAACTTCAAAATGGTTGATGTGTATGATTATTTCCAAGATAAAGATAAAAAAGAAAATGATATTTTAATAGCAGGAGATTTTAATTTATATGCATTAGATGAATCATTTAGACCAATGTACAAACATAGAGATAAAATTACTTATGCTATAGACCCTGCAATAAAAACAACTATTGGAACTAAAGGAAGAGCAAACTCTTATGATAATTTCTTCTTTAGTCAAAATTATACAACAGAATTTACAGGTTCAAGTGGAGCATTAGATTTTTCAGAAAAAGATCCACAACTTATGAGACAAATCATATCTGATCATATTCCAGTATTTATAGTTGTTGAAACATCAAAGGATGATGATTAA
- a CDS encoding uracil-xanthine permease family protein: MEKLSLQTKLVLGIQHVLAMFGATVLVPFLTGLNPSIALICAGVGTLIFHGVTKGIVPVFLGSSFAFIGATALVFKEQGIAILKGGIISAGLVYVLMSFIVLKFGVERIKSFFPPVVVGPIIMVIGLRLSPVALSMAGYANNTFDKDSLIIALVVVATMISISILKKSFFRLVPILISVVIGYIVAYFMGDVDLSKVHEASWLGLPAGAWETITTLPKFTFTGVIALAPIALVVFIEHIGDITTNGAVVGKDFFKDPGVHRTLLGDGLATMSAGLLGGPANTTYGENTGVLAVTKVYDPAILRIAACFAIVLGLIGKFGVILQTIPQPVMGGVSIILFGMIAAVGVRTIVEAQLDFTHSRNLIIAALIFVLGIAIGDITIWGTISVSGLALAALVGIVLNKILPEDK, translated from the coding sequence ATGGAAAAACTTAGTTTACAAACAAAACTTGTATTGGGAATACAACACGTTCTTGCGATGTTTGGAGCAACTGTATTAGTACCTTTTTTAACAGGACTTAATCCATCAATAGCACTTATTTGTGCTGGTGTAGGTACTTTAATATTTCATGGCGTTACAAAAGGGATAGTACCTGTATTTTTAGGTTCATCTTTTGCTTTTATAGGAGCAACTGCTTTAGTTTTTAAAGAACAAGGAATTGCAATATTAAAAGGTGGTATTATATCTGCAGGACTTGTATATGTTCTTATGTCTTTTATTGTTTTAAAATTTGGAGTTGAAAGAATAAAATCATTCTTTCCACCAGTGGTTGTAGGACCAATAATAATGGTTATAGGATTAAGACTTAGTCCAGTAGCATTAAGTATGGCAGGATATGCTAATAATACATTTGATAAAGATAGCTTAATTATTGCATTAGTAGTTGTTGCCACTATGATATCTATTAGTATCTTAAAGAAATCATTCTTTAGATTAGTTCCAATTTTAATTTCAGTTGTTATTGGATATATAGTTGCATATTTTATGGGAGATGTAGATTTATCGAAAGTTCATGAAGCAAGTTGGTTAGGACTGCCAGCAGGAGCATGGGAAACTATCACTACATTACCTAAATTTACTTTTACAGGAGTAATAGCACTTGCACCAATAGCTTTGGTTGTATTTATAGAACATATTGGAGATATAACAACTAATGGAGCAGTTGTTGGAAAAGATTTCTTCAAAGATCCAGGAGTTCATAGAACATTACTAGGTGATGGGCTTGCAACAATGTCAGCTGGACTTTTAGGAGGGCCTGCTAACACAACTTATGGAGAAAATACAGGAGTTCTTGCAGTAACAAAAGTATATGATCCAGCAATTTTAAGAATAGCGGCTTGTTTTGCAATAGTTCTAGGACTTATAGGAAAATTTGGAGTAATACTTCAAACAATACCTCAACCAGTAATGGGAGGAGTTTCTATCATATTATTTGGTATGATAGCAGCTGTTGGAGTAAGAACAATAGTTGAAGCACAACTTGATTTTACACACTCAAGAAACTTAATCATAGCAGCCTTAATATTTGTATTAGGAATAGCTATTGGAGATATAACAATTTGGGGAACTATATCTGTTTCTGGTTTAGCATTAGCTGCACTTGTAGGAATAGTTTTAAATAAAATTTTACCAGAAGACAAATAA
- a CDS encoding S-ribosylhomocysteine lyase, which yields MERIASFQVDHKKLNRGIYVSRLDEINGNYLTTFDIRMKLPNREPVINIAELHTIEHLGATFLRNHPTRKDDIIYFGPMGCRTGIYLILKGKLESKEVVELIKELFEFISKFEGDIPGASAVECGNYLDQNLPMARYEAQKFLEETLNNIKEENLIYPE from the coding sequence ATGGAAAGAATTGCCAGCTTTCAAGTTGACCATAAAAAATTGAATAGAGGAATTTATGTGTCAAGACTTGATGAAATAAATGGAAACTATCTGACAACTTTTGATATAAGAATGAAGTTGCCTAATAGAGAGCCTGTAATAAATATAGCAGAATTACATACAATAGAACATTTAGGAGCTACATTTTTAAGAAATCATCCTACTAGAAAAGATGATATTATCTATTTTGGACCTATGGGATGTAGAACAGGAATTTACCTAATTTTAAAAGGTAAATTAGAGTCAAAAGAAGTAGTTGAACTTATAAAAGAACTTTTTGAATTTATTAGTAAATTTGAAGGAGATATTCCAGGTGCTTCTGCAGTTGAATGTGGAAATTACTTGGATCAAAATCTGCCTATGGCAAGATATGAAGCACAAAAATTTTTAGAAGAGACATTAAATAATATAAAAGAAGAAAATCTAATTTATCCAGAATAA